One Streptomyces fagopyri DNA window includes the following coding sequences:
- a CDS encoding aldo/keto reductase, translated as MSLKNVLPAHIGFGSAPMGNMFRAVPDEEALATMNAAWDEGIRYYDTAPLYGAGLAEIRVGELLSRKPRDEFVLSTKVGRVILDELETGNRDLGEKGDLFANGRKNKIVHEWTAEATERSVEGSLKRLGVDRIDILWVHDIAQDFHGDLWVSKFEEARTGAFRVLSRLRDEGVIKAWGLGVNRTEPVEMTLALDEPRPDGFLLAGRYSLLDHEHALQRLLPMAAEQGVDMVVGGPYSSGILAGGTHFEYVEAPPDIVDRVKRIKALADRYGVGVKAAALQFSLAHPASAAVIPGATKPSRIAEDLAALREQVPVDFWRELREADLVSPKAPLPGGV; from the coding sequence GTGTCTCTGAAGAACGTTCTGCCCGCCCACATCGGATTCGGCTCGGCCCCCATGGGAAACATGTTCCGTGCCGTACCCGACGAAGAGGCCCTCGCGACGATGAACGCCGCCTGGGACGAAGGAATCCGCTACTACGACACGGCGCCGCTCTACGGTGCGGGCCTCGCCGAGATCCGCGTGGGCGAACTGCTGTCGCGGAAACCCAGGGACGAATTCGTCCTGTCCACGAAAGTGGGCCGCGTCATCCTCGACGAGCTGGAGACGGGGAACCGTGACCTCGGCGAGAAGGGCGATCTGTTCGCGAACGGGCGCAAGAACAAGATCGTCCACGAGTGGACCGCGGAGGCCACCGAGCGTTCCGTCGAGGGCAGCCTGAAACGCCTGGGCGTCGACCGGATCGACATCCTCTGGGTGCACGACATCGCGCAGGACTTCCACGGTGACCTGTGGGTGAGCAAATTCGAGGAAGCGCGTACCGGAGCGTTCCGGGTGCTGTCCCGGCTGCGCGACGAAGGTGTCATCAAGGCCTGGGGCCTCGGGGTCAACCGCACCGAGCCCGTCGAGATGACATTGGCCCTGGACGAGCCCCGGCCGGACGGGTTCCTGCTCGCCGGCCGGTACTCCCTCCTCGACCACGAACACGCGCTGCAGCGACTGCTCCCGATGGCCGCGGAACAGGGCGTCGACATGGTGGTCGGCGGTCCCTACAGCTCCGGAATCCTGGCCGGTGGAACCCACTTCGAGTACGTGGAAGCGCCACCGGACATCGTCGACCGGGTGAAGCGCATCAAGGCACTCGCCGACCGGTACGGAGTCGGCGTCAAAGCGGCCGCCCTGCAGTTCTCCCTGGCGCACCCCGCCAGCGCCGCCGTCATTCCCGGCGCGACGAAACCGAGCCGCATCGCGGAGGACCTGGCCGCTCTGCGGGAGCAGGTTCCCGTCGACTTCTGGCGAGAGCTGCGCGAGGCGGATCTGGTGAGCCCGAAGGCTCCTCTGCCCGGCGGAGTGTGA
- the nhaA gene encoding Na+/H+ antiporter NhaA gives MTVPPEPPESSFLSGQTECGKTAHGPLRDFLRTETGSAAVLLTAALLALAWANIGPGSYASFWHTGLSVRVGSGEVALGLREWVNSGLMTLFFFVVGLEARREFDMGELRERRRVTLPVLAGLSGMAVPVAVYLAVNAGHASAQGWGTAMSTDTAFALGMLAIFGTRLPGSLRVFILSVSVVDDFVALAVIAFAYSKAVSVPALLTALGLFAVLLLVRRTLGMRIPALYAVLGVAIWVALLKSGVDPVVTGLAMGLLTYARPAERSDLEHASRLFRRFREQPTPELERTVRKGLASTLSPNERLQRMFHPWTSYVIVPLFALANAGITVSGDELAHAFTSPITLGILFGYVLGKPLGIIGAALLTTRVSRGRLKPPAGWGAVTAGGTLAGVGFTVSLLIATLAFDGDELAQAKVGILAAVACSFLVTWLVTRVIGALPKRARSRALLGTGQSIVDLSDSVDVRRDHVRGPLDAPVTLVEYGDFECPYCGLAEPVVRELLADFGDVRYVWRHLPLHDVHPNAQLAAEAAEAAALQDGYWEMHDLLLEHQGDLLPKDLLHYGEAIGLDIDRFRADLRAGAGSSHIAADLESADLSGVSGTPTFFVNGRRHHGAYDIASLSAAVRAARERAALTGAGRTA, from the coding sequence GTGACTGTGCCACCTGAGCCACCTGAGAGCTCCTTCCTGTCGGGGCAGACCGAGTGCGGCAAGACCGCCCACGGTCCGCTGCGGGACTTCCTGCGGACCGAGACCGGCAGCGCGGCCGTACTGCTCACCGCGGCGCTCCTGGCGCTCGCCTGGGCCAACATCGGACCCGGCTCGTACGCGTCCTTCTGGCACACCGGGCTGTCGGTCCGCGTCGGATCGGGTGAGGTCGCCCTCGGCCTGCGCGAGTGGGTGAACAGCGGCCTGATGACGCTGTTCTTCTTCGTCGTGGGCCTGGAGGCCCGCCGCGAGTTCGACATGGGCGAACTACGGGAGCGCCGGCGGGTCACGCTGCCGGTGCTGGCGGGGCTCAGCGGCATGGCCGTGCCCGTCGCGGTCTACCTGGCCGTCAACGCGGGCCACGCCTCCGCGCAGGGGTGGGGCACCGCCATGTCGACGGACACGGCCTTCGCGCTGGGCATGCTCGCCATCTTCGGTACGCGGCTGCCCGGCAGTCTGCGGGTCTTCATCCTCAGCGTCTCCGTCGTGGACGACTTCGTGGCCCTGGCCGTCATCGCCTTCGCCTACAGCAAGGCCGTCTCGGTACCCGCGCTGCTGACGGCGCTGGGCCTGTTCGCCGTCCTCCTGCTGGTGCGACGCACCCTGGGGATGCGGATCCCGGCCCTGTACGCGGTGCTGGGCGTGGCCATCTGGGTGGCGCTCCTGAAGTCGGGGGTGGACCCGGTCGTGACGGGGCTCGCGATGGGCCTGCTGACCTACGCCCGGCCGGCCGAACGCAGCGACCTGGAACACGCGAGCAGGCTGTTCAGGCGCTTCCGCGAGCAGCCGACGCCGGAACTGGAGCGCACGGTGCGCAAAGGGCTGGCCTCGACACTCTCCCCCAACGAGCGGCTCCAGCGGATGTTCCACCCCTGGACGAGCTATGTGATCGTGCCGCTGTTCGCCCTCGCCAACGCCGGCATCACGGTCAGCGGCGACGAGCTGGCCCACGCCTTCACCTCGCCGATCACGCTCGGCATCCTCTTCGGCTACGTCCTCGGCAAACCGCTCGGCATCATCGGGGCCGCCCTCCTGACCACACGCGTCAGCCGCGGACGCCTCAAGCCGCCGGCCGGCTGGGGCGCCGTCACCGCGGGCGGCACGCTGGCCGGGGTCGGGTTCACCGTCTCGCTGCTCATCGCGACCCTCGCTTTCGACGGTGACGAACTGGCGCAGGCGAAGGTCGGGATCCTGGCCGCGGTGGCCTGCTCGTTCCTCGTCACCTGGCTGGTCACCCGGGTGATCGGGGCCCTGCCGAAGCGTGCGCGCTCGCGGGCCCTGCTCGGTACGGGCCAGAGCATCGTGGATCTCAGCGACTCCGTCGACGTGCGGCGCGACCATGTACGCGGCCCGCTGGACGCGCCCGTGACGCTGGTCGAGTACGGGGATTTCGAGTGCCCGTACTGCGGGCTGGCCGAGCCCGTGGTGCGCGAGCTGCTCGCCGACTTCGGGGACGTACGGTACGTATGGCGGCATCTGCCGCTGCACGACGTGCACCCCAACGCGCAGCTGGCCGCCGAGGCGGCCGAGGCCGCGGCGCTCCAGGACGGCTACTGGGAGATGCACGACCTGCTGCTGGAACACCAGGGGGACCTGCTGCCCAAGGACCTGCTCCACTACGGCGAGGCGATCGGCCTCGACATCGACCGCTTCCGCGCCGACCTGCGGGCCGGTGCGGGTTCCTCCCACATCGCGGCGGATCTGGAGTCCGCCGATCTCAGCGGCGTTTCCGGTACGCCGACGTTCTTCGTCAACGGCCGCCGTCATCACGGCGCCTACGACATCGCCTCGCTGTCGGCGGCCGTGCGCGCCGCGCGGGAGAGGGCGGCGCTCACCGGGGCGGGCCGGACGGCCTGA
- a CDS encoding NAD(+)/NADH kinase, with the protein MGQIGSIGLILHPRRNPGPVIESVVDWARTNRTEVLGLPDEVGRIACSAVAVSAEALVAKAGLIVSLGGDGTMLRAMRLLSGSATPVLGVNLGRLGFLAEIDVEDLAPALDRIDSGRFTTEARMAVRTRLPDGRDFRAFNDIAVVRVPGHGMAAISISLQGDEFIRYAADALVVATSTGSTAYSFAAGGPILSPRVEAILVVPASAHSSFDRALVLPADEDVTLELLPTTGRLAVEVDGEVVGYLDAGDRITVAACPAAAQVVRLGGTTFYQRARRKLGIRGSIEAGRPHPDDHADFGLHADIPER; encoded by the coding sequence ATGGGTCAGATCGGATCGATCGGCCTGATTCTGCATCCCAGGCGCAATCCGGGGCCGGTCATCGAATCCGTCGTGGACTGGGCCCGTACGAACCGGACCGAGGTGCTGGGGCTGCCGGACGAGGTGGGGCGCATCGCGTGCAGCGCCGTGGCCGTGTCGGCCGAAGCACTGGTGGCCAAGGCCGGTCTGATCGTGAGTCTCGGCGGTGACGGAACCATGCTCCGCGCCATGCGGCTGCTCTCCGGCTCCGCCACCCCGGTGCTCGGCGTCAATCTGGGCCGGCTGGGATTCCTCGCCGAGATCGACGTCGAGGACCTGGCACCGGCTCTCGACCGCATCGACAGCGGCCGCTTCACCACCGAGGCCCGCATGGCCGTACGGACCCGCCTGCCGGACGGGCGCGACTTCCGGGCCTTCAACGACATCGCGGTCGTACGGGTGCCGGGCCACGGTATGGCCGCCATCTCCATCAGCCTCCAGGGGGACGAGTTCATCCGTTACGCCGCCGACGCGCTCGTGGTCGCCACGTCGACCGGATCGACGGCGTACAGCTTCGCCGCGGGCGGCCCGATCCTCTCGCCCAGGGTGGAGGCCATCCTCGTCGTACCGGCCAGCGCGCACTCCTCGTTCGACAGGGCGCTGGTCCTGCCGGCGGACGAGGACGTCACGCTCGAACTGCTGCCGACGACAGGGCGGTTGGCGGTCGAGGTCGACGGCGAGGTGGTCGGATACCTCGACGCGGGCGACCGGATCACCGTGGCGGCCTGCCCCGCGGCCGCTCAGGTGGTGCGTCTCGGCGGCACCACGTTCTACCAGCGGGCGCGCAGGAAGCTCGGCATCAGGGGAAGCATCGAAGCGGGCCGCCCCCATCCCGACGACCACGCCGATTTCGGACTCCACGCCGATATCCCGGAGCGGTGA